From Streptomyces sp. SCSIO 75703:
CGGGCGGGGCCGGTGCCCGAACCGCCACACGCCGGGCGGCGCGGGGGGCCGGGGGGTGCGCAGCCAGGCCAGGAACGCCGATCCGTCCGGCAGCGGCGGCGCCCCGGGCGGCAGCGCCTCGGCGGGGGCGGGTACGGGGGCGTCGCCGGGCGCGGGGGCCCGCGCGGGGCGGGGCGGCACGGAGGGCGGCTCCGGCGGTCCCGCCGGGCGCGGCACCGGACCGGCGTGCGTGCCCCGTGCGTCCCGGTTCCCGTCGCTGTCCATCGCCGCGCCCCCTGACCAGCCGGTCCGATCACCGTCAACGAGCCAATCTAACGCCCTCGGGCGGGGAGTTCACCGCTTACCGGGCCGGGCCCGCGCCGTCGTGTCCGCCCGGCGCCATGGCCACGGCGGACAACCGGCGACGCGGACAACGCCCACATGGAGCATGCCGAGGCCGCGCCGCCGGTCCTAGCCTGCGAGAAAAGAAGCCACGCGTCCGAAAAGACCCAGGAGCCCCCACATGACCGCACTGCCGCAGGAGCGCCGCGTCGTCACCGCCGTCCCCGGCCCCAAGTCGCAGGAGTTGCAGGCCCGCCGGACCGCCGTGGTCGCCCAGGGCGTGGGCTCGACGCTGCCCGTCTTCGCCACCCGCGCGGGTGGCGGCATCATCGAGGACGTCGACGGGAACCGCTTCATCGACTTCGGCTCCGGCATCGCCGTGACCTCGGTGGGCGCCTCCGCCGAGGCCGTGGTGCGCCGGGCCTCGGCCCAGCTCGCCGACTTCACCCACACCTGCTTCATGGTCACCCCCTACGAGGGGTACGTCGCCGTCGCCGAGGCGCTGGCCGAGCTGACCCCGGGCGACCACGCCAAGAAGTCCGCCCTGTTCAACAGCGGCGCCGAGGCGGTGGAGAACGCCGTCAAGATCGCCCGCGCGTACACCAAGCGGCAGGCGGTCGTCGTCTTCGACCACGGCTACCACGGCCGGACCAACCTGACGATGGCGCTGACCTCGAAGAACATGCCGTACAAGCAGGGCTTCGGCCCCTTCGCGCCGGAGGTGTACCGGGTACCGGTCGCCTACGGCTACCGCTGGCCGACCGGCCCCGAGAACGCCGGGCCGGAGGCCGCCGCCCAGGCCGTCGACCAGATCACCAAGCAGGTCGGCGCGGAGAACGTGGCCGCGATCATCATCGAGCCGGTGCTCGGCGAGGGCGGTTTCATCGAGCCGGCCAAGGGCTTCCTGCCCGCGATCCGCCGGTTCGCCGCCGACCACGGCATCGTCTTCGTCGCCGACGAGATCCAGTCCGGCTTCTGCCGCACCGGTCAGTGGTTCGCCTGCGAGGACGAGGGCATCGTCCCGGACCTGATCACCACCGCCAAGGGCATCGCGGGCGGTCTGCCGCTCGCCGCCGTCACCGGCCGCGCCGAGATCATGGACGCCGCGCACGCGGGCGGCCTCGGCGGCACCTACGGCGGCAACCCGGTGGCCTGCGCCGGCGCTCTGGGCGCGATCGAGACGATGCGCGAGCAGGACCTCAACGCCAGGGCGCTGCGGATCGGCGAGATCATGACGGCCCGGCTGACCGCGATGGCGGAGAAGTTCGACGTGATCGGCGACGTCCGGGGGCGCGGCGCCATGATCGCCGTCGAGCTGGTCAAGGACCGCGCCACCAAGGAGCCCGCCCCCGAGGCGACCGCCGCGCTGGCCAAGGCGTGCCACGCCGAGGGCCTGCTGGTCCTGACCTGTGGCACCTACGGCAACGTGCTCCGCTTCCTGCCCCCGCTGGTGATCGGGGAGGACCTGCTGAACGAGGGCCTCGACATCATCGAGCAGGGCCTCGCCCGGATCTGAGCCGCCGGTCACGGGCACCGGAGCGGATGCGTCCGGTGCCCGGAACCGCAGGGGGTGTGAAGAAGGTGTGCGAGGTGGATGGCAGGTCGCGGAGGGCCCTGTCCAGCGCTCTTTCCCTGTCGTAGGTTCTTGGGCAGATGAGAGGAACACCCCGCTCGCAGGGGACTGCGGGCGGAACCCCAGGCCGGGGCCTCCCCAGCTTCGACCTGGTCGTGCCTCGCGCACACACCGGGGCCCTCGGGCTCCGGGTCTCCTCACCGATCGGACGGTCGCCCGCCCCAAACCCCCCGGGGCGCGCGGCTCCGGTCAGGACGGCCGGTTCCGGGCATCCGGGACGGCGGTTCACCGAAGGGCCGACGCACTCCCCCCCCCTTGCGCCGGCCCTTCGGTGTGC
This genomic window contains:
- the gabT gene encoding 4-aminobutyrate--2-oxoglutarate transaminase; translated protein: MTALPQERRVVTAVPGPKSQELQARRTAVVAQGVGSTLPVFATRAGGGIIEDVDGNRFIDFGSGIAVTSVGASAEAVVRRASAQLADFTHTCFMVTPYEGYVAVAEALAELTPGDHAKKSALFNSGAEAVENAVKIARAYTKRQAVVVFDHGYHGRTNLTMALTSKNMPYKQGFGPFAPEVYRVPVAYGYRWPTGPENAGPEAAAQAVDQITKQVGAENVAAIIIEPVLGEGGFIEPAKGFLPAIRRFAADHGIVFVADEIQSGFCRTGQWFACEDEGIVPDLITTAKGIAGGLPLAAVTGRAEIMDAAHAGGLGGTYGGNPVACAGALGAIETMREQDLNARALRIGEIMTARLTAMAEKFDVIGDVRGRGAMIAVELVKDRATKEPAPEATAALAKACHAEGLLVLTCGTYGNVLRFLPPLVIGEDLLNEGLDIIEQGLARI